The Yoonia sp. SS1-5 genome contains a region encoding:
- the rpmC gene encoding 50S ribosomal protein L29, whose product MDANELREKTPDQLREELTNLKKEAFNLRFQQATGQLENTAAMRAARRNAAKVKTILNEKAAAAAKEA is encoded by the coding sequence ATGGATGCCAATGAACTGCGGGAGAAAACTCCCGATCAGCTTCGTGAAGAGCTGACAAATCTGAAGAAAGAAGCCTTTAACCTGCGTTTCCAGCAGGCCACTGGCCAGTTGGAAAACACCGCTGCAATGCGTGCTGCCCGCCGCAATGCAGCCAAGGTCAAAACCATTCTGAACGAAAAAGCTGCCGCAGCAGCCAAGGAGGCTTAA
- the rpsN gene encoding 30S ribosomal protein S14: MAKKSMIAREVKREKLVKQYAEKRAALKAIINDKEKPVEERFKATLELAKLPRNSSATRLHNRCQLTGRPHAYYRKLKISRIALRDLGSNGEIPGMVKSSW; the protein is encoded by the coding sequence ATGGCTAAGAAATCCATGATCGCACGCGAAGTGAAGCGTGAAAAGCTGGTCAAGCAGTATGCCGAAAAGCGTGCCGCCTTGAAAGCAATCATCAACGACAAAGAAAAGCCCGTGGAAGAGCGGTTCAAGGCCACACTTGAACTGGCCAAACTGCCCCGGAACTCTTCTGCGACCCGTTTGCACAACCGTTGCCAGCTCACCGGGCGTCCACACGCCTATTACCGTAAACTGAAGATCAGCCGGATCGCGCTGCGGGACCTTGGGTCCAATGGCGAAATCCCCGGCATGGTCAAGTCAAGCTGGTAA
- the rpsQ gene encoding 30S ribosomal protein S17 — protein MPKRILQGVVTSNQNAQTVTVSVERRFKHPLLQKTVRKSKKYRAHDENNAFNVGDTVRIQECAPKSKTKRWEVIAS, from the coding sequence ATGCCTAAGCGTATCCTGCAAGGGGTTGTGACAAGCAACCAGAACGCCCAGACCGTCACTGTATCGGTCGAGCGTCGTTTCAAGCACCCGCTGCTGCAAAAGACCGTCCGTAAGTCCAAGAAGTACCGGGCCCACGACGAGAACAACGCTTTCAACGTTGGTGACACAGTCCGCATTCAGGAATGTGCCCCAAAATCGAAAACCAAACGCTGGGAGGTGATTGCCTCCTGA
- the rplE gene encoding 50S ribosomal protein L5 — protein MLDTANYTPRLKTEYTSKIRAAMKEEFGYKNEMQIPKLDKIVLNIGCGAEAVRDSKKAKSAQEDLTTIAGQKAMTTRAKKSIAGFRVREDMPLGAKVTLRGDRMFEFLDRLITVAMPRIRDFRGVSGKSFDGRGNYATGLKEHLVFPEINFDKIDENWGMDIVICTTANTDAEAKALLKHFNMPFNS, from the coding sequence ATGCTTGATACCGCAAACTATACCCCCCGTTTGAAGACCGAATACACTTCCAAAATTCGCGCCGCGATGAAGGAAGAGTTCGGCTATAAGAACGAGATGCAGATCCCGAAGCTGGACAAAATCGTCCTGAACATCGGCTGCGGTGCAGAAGCTGTCCGTGACAGCAAGAAAGCAAAATCCGCACAGGAAGATCTGACAACCATCGCCGGTCAGAAGGCCATGACAACACGCGCCAAGAAATCCATCGCTGGTTTCCGCGTGCGTGAAGACATGCCACTGGGTGCAAAGGTGACTTTGCGCGGCGACCGGATGTTTGAATTCCTGGATCGTCTGATCACTGTTGCAATGCCTCGTATCCGTGACTTCCGCGGCGTATCTGGCAAGTCTTTCGACGGTCGCGGCAACTATGCCACTGGCCTGAAAGAGCATCTGGTGTTCCCCGAGATCAACTTCGACAAGATCGATGAGAACTGGGGCATGGACATCGTCATCTGCACAACAGCGAACACTGACGCTGAAGCAAAGGCACTGTTGAAGCACTTCAACATGCCATTCAACAGCTGA
- the rplX gene encoding 50S ribosomal protein L24 encodes MAAKLRKGDDVIVLAGKDKGKKGTISSVDPKSGKAIVDGLNMAVRHMKQSQTTQGGRTPKAMPIQLSNLAIVDKNGKATRVGFRMDGDNKVRYAKTTGDAI; translated from the coding sequence ATGGCTGCCAAGCTCCGCAAAGGTGACGACGTGATCGTTCTGGCCGGTAAGGACAAGGGCAAGAAGGGCACAATCAGCTCTGTCGACCCCAAGTCAGGCAAGGCGATTGTTGATGGTCTGAACATGGCTGTCCGTCACATGAAGCAATCCCAGACGACGCAGGGTGGCCGCACCCCAAAGGCGATGCCGATCCAGCTGTCGAACCTGGCTATCGTTGACAAGAATGGCAAAGCGACCCGCGTTGGCTTCCGCATGGATGGCGACAACAAGGTCCGTTACGCCAAGACAACAGGGGATGCGATCTGA
- a CDS encoding DUF2971 domain-containing protein, protein MNEYDKDMLTYMNVFFPGYLERNAQKLSDGQRLVYYTSAETAQKIIQDQHLWLRNASLMNDFSEISYGLEFVAETLLRDSGQEFRDAVSELNPEVLELTLDNLRGWEQDWRLETYISCVSEHDFSEDQSGRLSMWRAYGDVALVLNSTPFGAVTDKLKVYSTEVNYWDGTHLKAHLDDIILKIDENSDYLSELSTNQFVGFLHEKFKIMALATKHPGFKEEREWRIYFRPSELGEDDCILSKKIVVLDGVPQTIWSLPLRHDPDNGLFHADLPSLLDRLIIGPTEYPYVSAEAFRELLVRAGVDASDPKVTVSDIPLRSK, encoded by the coding sequence TTGAACGAATACGACAAGGACATGCTCACTTACATGAATGTGTTTTTTCCCGGATATCTGGAGAGAAACGCCCAAAAACTCTCTGATGGCCAACGACTTGTCTATTACACATCCGCGGAGACCGCTCAGAAGATCATTCAAGATCAGCATCTGTGGTTGAGAAACGCTAGCTTGATGAACGATTTCTCCGAGATATCGTATGGGTTAGAGTTCGTCGCCGAAACGTTGTTACGCGATAGCGGTCAGGAATTCCGTGATGCAGTTTCTGAACTTAATCCAGAAGTCCTAGAGCTTACCTTGGACAACCTTCGTGGTTGGGAGCAAGATTGGCGGTTAGAGACCTACATTTCGTGTGTGTCTGAACATGACTTTTCTGAAGACCAGAGTGGACGACTTTCAATGTGGCGAGCGTATGGCGATGTTGCACTCGTACTAAATAGCACCCCGTTCGGTGCAGTAACTGACAAACTAAAGGTTTACTCAACTGAGGTGAACTACTGGGACGGAACGCATCTTAAAGCACACTTGGATGACATCATTCTCAAGATTGATGAAAACTCAGATTATTTATCAGAGTTGTCGACAAATCAGTTTGTTGGATTTCTACATGAGAAGTTCAAGATAATGGCTTTGGCCACAAAGCACCCCGGTTTCAAGGAGGAGCGGGAGTGGCGTATCTATTTTAGACCGTCTGAGTTGGGCGAAGATGACTGTATTCTTTCCAAAAAGATTGTTGTTCTCGATGGTGTTCCTCAAACAATTTGGTCATTGCCGTTGCGCCACGATCCCGACAATGGTCTTTTTCACGCCGATTTGCCAAGCCTTCTGGACCGCCTCATTATTGGCCCCACAGAATATCCGTACGTTTCTGCCGAAGCTTTCCGAGAACTGTTAGTAAGAGCGGGCGTTGACGCCTCGGACCCGAAAGTGACTGTTTCCGATATTCCACTGAGGTCCAAGTGA
- the rplN gene encoding 50S ribosomal protein L14 has product MIQMQTNLDVADNSGARRVQCIKVLGGSHRRYASVGDIIVVSVKEAIPRGRVKKGDVRKAVVVRTAKEVRREDGTAIRFDSNAAVILNNNNEPIGTRIFGPVVRELRGKNFMKIISLAPEVL; this is encoded by the coding sequence ATGATCCAGATGCAGACCAATCTGGATGTTGCTGACAACAGCGGCGCGCGCCGTGTTCAGTGCATCAAGGTTCTGGGTGGTTCTCACCGTCGTTACGCCAGTGTTGGAGACATCATTGTCGTATCGGTGAAAGAAGCCATCCCGCGTGGTCGCGTAAAGAAAGGTGACGTCCGTAAGGCCGTCGTCGTACGCACCGCCAAAGAAGTTCGCCGCGAAGATGGCACCGCCATCCGCTTTGACAGCAACGCTGCTGTCATCCTCAACAACAACAATGAGCCGATCGGTACACGTATCTTTGGCCCGGTTGTGCGCGAGCTGCGTGGCAAGAACTTCATGAAGATTATTTCTCTCGCTCCGGAGGTGCTGTAA
- the rpsH gene encoding 30S ribosomal protein S8, whose amino-acid sequence MNDPIGDMLTRIRNGQMRGKAAVETPASKLRGWVLDVLSDEGYIRGYEKKDGKDGHPAFNIELKYYEGTPVIREVKRVSKPGRRVYLGANDIPSVRQGLGVSIVSTPKGVMSDANARAANVGGEVLCTVF is encoded by the coding sequence ATGAACGATCCTATCGGTGATATGCTCACACGTATCCGCAACGGCCAGATGCGTGGCAAGGCGGCGGTGGAAACACCAGCGTCCAAGCTGCGTGGCTGGGTTCTGGATGTGTTGTCTGACGAAGGCTACATCCGCGGCTATGAAAAGAAGGACGGCAAAGACGGCCATCCTGCTTTCAACATCGAGCTGAAGTATTACGAGGGCACCCCTGTTATTCGTGAAGTGAAGCGGGTTTCTAAACCCGGTCGTCGCGTTTATCTGGGCGCTAATGACATCCCATCAGTCCGTCAGGGCCTGGGTGTGTCGATTGTCTCCACCCCCAAAGGTGTGATGTCGGACGCGAATGCACGCGCAGCCAATGT